The genomic stretch TGGGCTGGAAGGACATCTGGCAACTGAGAGCAATCCTAGGAAGAGGAGAAACAGAAAAAGCTGCGACTAAGCAGGAGGTCGCGTAACATGATCCCGAGCGCCGCTCTTCAACCTCCAACTAAAAGCGGGACACTCTCCACCAGACTTCAACAAGGTTCAATAGCTTTCAACTACCGAGCCGCAACAGGTTCAACAGCAATCACTTAGAATCCACAAAATTCCATAGACGTTCAACAAGCTGAAAAATCTGGTTCGGGACCAGGGGGTCGGAGGTTCAAATCCTCTCTCCCCGACCAATAAACCCCGCCTTCTGGTTGCCATGGCTCATCATCCGGCCATCGCTCGGTTTTGGCTTGCTGCGCGTTTCCGGTTACTACAGTCACCTTGTGGACTGCCAGCGCGGCGAAATATCCTAACCGTGCAGATGCGGCTTTCCCAAACGTTTGCAATTGGTTCTTGTGTGCGGAACCGTGGCCCATTCGGCCCTTTGTAACGTTGCAGTTGAGGAGGAGTCCATATGGGCCGTCGCGACCGCGAGCGTGTGGCAGCCATAGTGCCGGTTCGAATCTGGGGAACCAATCGCGAGGGGACCCCCTTCTCCGAGCACGTTTGCACCGTAAACATCAGTGGCACAGGCGCACGACTGGGGGGAGTTCATATCCCATTATCGAGCGGCGACACCGTCGGACTGCAATATCGCAACCGACAGGCTCGCTTCCGAGTTGTCTGGCTCGTGGAGAGCGGCACGTCCTGGGGCAATGAAGTGGGCCTTGAGTGCCTGCAGCCCGAGAAGAACATCTGGCAGACCGATCTACCGCAACCTGCACTGGACAGCTACCAAATTCCCGGCGCGAATGGCCACCAGTACGTACGCCGCCGCCTCAGAGACCGACGGTCGCGCACTCGGTTCCCGGTCTCTGGCGATGTCTTTGTTGCGAGCGCACGCGGCAGCACTGGCTTCGCGGCGAGACTGGGCGATATCAGTCTCACTGGTTGCTATGTGGAAACCGGTAATCCATTGCCAGCAGGCCGCACCCTGACGCTTTTGCTCAAGATCGGCAACCATGAAATCTCGGCCGCAGGCGTGGTTCGAGTCTTCTACGCGGACATGGCCATGGGCATTGAGTTCACTCATCTGAATCCAGCCGACCAAAGTACCCTCACTAAGCTGATCGCACGGCTGCACGCTGCCGAGACTCCGCTCCCGCTGCT from Terriglobia bacterium encodes the following:
- a CDS encoding PilZ domain-containing protein, encoding MGRRDRERVAAIVPVRIWGTNREGTPFSEHVCTVNISGTGARLGGVHIPLSSGDTVGLQYRNRQARFRVVWLVESGTSWGNEVGLECLQPEKNIWQTDLPQPALDSYQIPGANGHQYVRRRLRDRRSRTRFPVSGDVFVASARGSTGFAARLGDISLTGCYVETGNPLPAGRTLTLLLKIGNHEISAAGVVRVFYADMAMGIEFTHLNPADQSTLTKLIARLHAAETPLPLLDPMTRPRLNDQT